In the genome of Girardinichthys multiradiatus isolate DD_20200921_A chromosome 7, DD_fGirMul_XY1, whole genome shotgun sequence, one region contains:
- the LOC124871167 gene encoding TSC22 domain family protein 1-like isoform X4, translating to MDLVKSHLMYAVREEVEVLKEQIKELIERNSQLEQENTLLKTLASPEQMAQFQAQVQTGSPPAPQTAAPTGPPSTAALAQPASHSSGPSA from the coding sequence GATCTGGTGAAGAGCCACCTGATGTACGCCGTGCGTGAGGAGGTGGAGGTCCTGAAGGAGCAGATCAAGGAGCTGATAGAGCGAAACTCCCAGCTGGAGCAGGAGAACACGCTGCTGAAGACACTGGCCAGCCCAGAACAGATGGCCCAGTTCCAGGCCCAGGTTCAGACTGGCTCTCCGCCCGCCCCTCAGACGGCTGCTCCAACGGGACCCCCGAGCACCGCCGCCCTCGCCCAGCCTGCCTCGCACAGCTCCGGCCCCTCAGCGTAG
- the serp2 gene encoding stress-associated endoplasmic reticulum protein 2: MVAKQRIRMANEKHSKNITQRGNVAKTLRPQEEKYPVGPWLLALFVFVVCGSAIFQIIQSIRMGM, translated from the exons ATGGTGGCCAAACAGAGGATCCGGATGGCCAACGAGAAACACAGCAAGAACATCACGCAGAGAGGAAACGTAGCCAAGACGCTG CGACCACAAGAGGAGAAGTACCCTGTAGGTCCCTGGCTGCTCGCCCTCTTTGTATTCGTTGTTTGTGGATCAG CCATATTCCAGATCATCCAGAGTATCCGTATGGGGATGTGA